The Orcinus orca chromosome 16, mOrcOrc1.1, whole genome shotgun sequence genome includes a window with the following:
- the RPS15A gene encoding 40S ribosomal protein S15a, with product MVRMNVLADALKSINNAEKRGKRQVLIRPCSKVIVRFLTVMMKHGYIGEFEIIDDHRAGKIVVNLTGRLNKCGVISPRFDVQLKDLEKWQNNLLPSRQFGFIVLTTSAGIMDHEEARRKHTGGKILGFFF from the exons ATGGTGCGCATGAATGTCCTGGCCGATGCTCTCAAGAGTATCAACAATGCCGAAAAGAGAGGCAAACGCCAGGTTCTTATTAGGCCGTGCTCCAAAGTCATCGTCAGGTTTCTCACTGTGATGATGAAGCATG GTTACATTGGCGAATTTGAAATCATCGATGATCACAGGGCTGGGAAAATTGTTGTGAACCTCACAGGCAGGCTAAATAAG TGTGGAGTGATCAGCCCCAGGTTTGATGTGCAACTgaaagatctagaaaaatggcagaatAACCTGCTCCCGTCCCGTCAGTTTGG TTTCATTGTACTGACAACCTCAGCTGGCATCATGGACCATGAAGAAGCAAGACGAAAACACACAGGAGGGAAAATCCTTGGATTCTTTTTCTAG
- the ARL6IP1 gene encoding ADP-ribosylation factor-like protein 6-interacting protein 1 isoform X2 produces the protein MAEGDNRSTNLLAAETANLEEQLQGWGEVMLMADKVLRWERAWFPPAIMGVVSLVFLTTEQQQRFHEICSNLVKTRRRAVGWWKRLFTLKEEKPKMYFMTMIISLAAVAWVGQQVHNLLLTYLIVTFLLLLPGLNQHGIISKYIGMAKREINKLLKQKEKKNE, from the exons ATGGCGGAAGGAGATAATCGCAGCACCAACCTGCTG GCTGCAGAGACTGCAAATCTGGAAGAGCAGCTGCAAGGATGGGGAGAAGTGATGCTGATGGCAGATAAAGTCCTCCGATGGGAAAGAGCCTGGTTTCCACCTGCCATCATGGGTGTGGTTTCTTTGGTGTTTCT GACCACTGAGCAACAGCAGAGATTCCATGAAATTTGCAGCAATCTCGTAAAAACTCGACGCAGAGCTGTGGGCTGGTGGAAACGCCTCTTTACGCTAAAGGAAGAAAAGCCTAAAATG taCTTCATGACCATGATCATTTCTCTTGCTGCGGTTGCTTGGGTGGGACAGCAAGTCCACAACCTCCTTCTCACCTACCTGATAG tgaCTTTCTTACTCTTGCTTCCTGGACTAAACCAACATGGAATCATTTCGAAGTACATTGGAATGGCCAAAAGAGAGATAAACAAGCTtctcaaacaaaaagaaaagaaaaatgaataa
- the ARL6IP1 gene encoding ADP-ribosylation factor-like protein 6-interacting protein 1 isoform X1, with amino-acid sequence MAEGDNRSTNLLAAETANLEEQLQGWGEVMLMADKVLRWERAWFPPAIMGVVSLVFLTIYYLDPSVLSGVSCFVMFLCLADYLVPILAPRIFGSNKWTTEQQQRFHEICSNLVKTRRRAVGWWKRLFTLKEEKPKMYFMTMIISLAAVAWVGQQVHNLLLTYLIVTFLLLLPGLNQHGIISKYIGMAKREINKLLKQKEKKNE; translated from the exons ATGGCGGAAGGAGATAATCGCAGCACCAACCTGCTG GCTGCAGAGACTGCAAATCTGGAAGAGCAGCTGCAAGGATGGGGAGAAGTGATGCTGATGGCAGATAAAGTCCTCCGATGGGAAAGAGCCTGGTTTCCACCTGCCATCATGGGTGTGGTTTCTTTGGTGTTTCT gactATCTACTATCTAGATCCATCCGTTCTGTCGGGTGTttcctgttttgttatgtttttgtgCTTGGCAGACTACCTTGTTCCCATTCTAGCGCCTAGAATTTTTGGCTCCAATAAATG GACCACTGAGCAACAGCAGAGATTCCATGAAATTTGCAGCAATCTCGTAAAAACTCGACGCAGAGCTGTGGGCTGGTGGAAACGCCTCTTTACGCTAAAGGAAGAAAAGCCTAAAATG taCTTCATGACCATGATCATTTCTCTTGCTGCGGTTGCTTGGGTGGGACAGCAAGTCCACAACCTCCTTCTCACCTACCTGATAG tgaCTTTCTTACTCTTGCTTCCTGGACTAAACCAACATGGAATCATTTCGAAGTACATTGGAATGGCCAAAAGAGAGATAAACAAGCTtctcaaacaaaaagaaaagaaaaatgaataa